A part of Leptospira congkakensis genomic DNA contains:
- a CDS encoding MarR family winged helix-turn-helix transcriptional regulator, with amino-acid sequence MEITSFKKTTRKYFETALNMHEAIAKKAGLTGTDHKYLGYLIENGEMSAGDLAKISGLTTGAITGVIDRLEKNKLVKRKFLPADRRKVMIVPNLEKANQLFAPIFKKLQKDTDLLISSLTNRELEVVHRYFESAIGIMEKMSKKLQEKNEI; translated from the coding sequence ATGGAAATTACAAGTTTTAAAAAAACAACGCGTAAATACTTTGAAACTGCTCTGAATATGCATGAGGCAATTGCAAAAAAAGCCGGTCTCACGGGAACAGATCATAAATATTTAGGATATTTGATTGAAAACGGAGAAATGAGTGCGGGGGATCTAGCAAAGATTTCCGGTCTTACAACCGGAGCCATTACAGGTGTGATTGATCGGTTAGAGAAAAATAAGTTAGTAAAACGAAAATTTTTACCAGCGGATAGACGAAAGGTGATGATTGTTCCTAATTTAGAAAAGGCAAACCAATTGTTTGCACCAATCTTCAAAAAATTACAAAAAGATACTGATCTTTTGATTTCTAGTTTAACAAATCGAGAGTTAGAAGTAGTTCATCGTTATTTTGAATCCGCCATTGGAATTATGGAAAA
- a CDS encoding SH3 domain-containing protein, which produces MKNKIVLLMIIGASFTACSKNAEVAWHKNCDAKTNKASLDFTVPLYSEADSNSKVVEFVPAGTVVKVFEARNHNVWAPKYFVKVQTAKNEGYMSPRCFVVNQDPEKSVWRYSKGLVKDYNPFYSPTDKEHYPRGYEYGSLKDLSKEKIPLSDLTKGLEEVPYTNKNMLKQN; this is translated from the coding sequence TTGAAAAACAAAATTGTATTACTCATGATCATTGGCGCAAGTTTCACAGCTTGTTCCAAAAACGCAGAAGTGGCTTGGCATAAAAATTGTGATGCCAAAACAAACAAAGCAAGTTTGGATTTTACAGTTCCTTTGTATTCGGAAGCAGATTCTAACTCAAAAGTAGTAGAATTTGTTCCTGCTGGAACTGTTGTCAAAGTATTTGAAGCTCGTAACCACAACGTTTGGGCACCAAAATATTTTGTTAAAGTGCAAACAGCAAAGAACGAAGGTTATATGAGTCCTCGTTGTTTTGTGGTGAACCAAGATCCAGAAAAGAGTGTTTGGAGATATTCCAAAGGCCTCGTAAAGGATTATAATCCTTTTTACAGCCCAACAGACAAAGAACACTATCCTCGTGGATATGAGTATGGTAGCTTAAAAGATCTTTCAAAAGAAAAGATCCCACTTTCTGACCTAACGAAAGGTTTGGAAGAAGTTCCTTACACAAACAAAAACATGTTAAAACAAAACTAA
- a CDS encoding c-type cytochrome, which produces MKQNIFRVLAIAGLLVLVNCDYKTPVYEYFPSMYDSPARESQEADSFATNGSASRIPPKGAIPVGYFPYPYAAEATPDTLPGADKGLKNPIAKANLGDLMIGEKRYQTYCTPCHGVQGLGNGTVVGPAPRFQQSPPSVVSDKIRGWSDGQVYHIITMGRGLMGSYAYQIEPEDRWKLIAYIRKLQEYEVQNKKAN; this is translated from the coding sequence ATGAAACAAAACATCTTTAGAGTTTTAGCAATTGCGGGACTCCTCGTTCTCGTGAATTGCGATTACAAAACTCCCGTTTATGAATACTTTCCTAGTATGTATGATTCTCCTGCACGGGAATCTCAAGAAGCTGATTCTTTTGCAACGAATGGATCTGCTTCTCGGATTCCTCCCAAAGGGGCAATTCCGGTAGGATACTTTCCATACCCTTACGCAGCGGAAGCAACTCCTGATACACTTCCTGGAGCTGACAAAGGATTGAAAAATCCAATCGCCAAAGCAAACTTAGGTGATCTAATGATTGGTGAAAAACGTTACCAAACTTATTGCACACCTTGCCACGGTGTACAAGGTCTAGGAAACGGAACAGTTGTAGGACCTGCACCAAGGTTCCAACAATCACCTCCTTCTGTTGTTTCTGACAAAATCAGAGGTTGGTCCGATGGACAAGTTTATCATATCATCACTATGGGTCGTGGACTTATGGGAAGTTATGCTTACCAAATCGAACCAGAAGACAGATGGAAGCTCATTGCTTACATCCGAAAACTTCAGGAATATGAAGTTCAAAATAAAAAGGCGAACTAG
- a CDS encoding DUF3341 domain-containing protein: MYLPKLEQFHKYKEMNEGVLGIFETPEAIIHAAEKTNEKDYKGFDCILPYPVHGIDEAMGTPRSGLPWVTFFAGIFGCTIGILFQYLTHAHDWPLNISGKSLNAWFAYVPIIFELTVFSAGIYTVAALCFLSGIPKATRRILHPDLTSHRFGLWIPKSAKGYNESEVVSFVKGLGGAEVTVVKPENQK; this comes from the coding sequence ATGTATCTTCCAAAATTAGAACAGTTTCACAAATACAAAGAAATGAATGAAGGAGTTCTCGGAATTTTCGAAACTCCCGAAGCAATCATACATGCGGCTGAGAAAACCAATGAAAAAGATTACAAAGGATTTGATTGTATCCTTCCATATCCTGTTCACGGGATTGATGAAGCGATGGGAACTCCAAGATCTGGACTTCCTTGGGTCACTTTCTTTGCTGGTATCTTTGGTTGCACGATCGGGATTCTATTCCAGTATCTCACTCATGCTCATGACTGGCCTCTCAATATCTCTGGAAAATCTCTCAACGCATGGTTTGCTTATGTGCCAATCATCTTTGAATTAACAGTATTTTCTGCAGGGATTTACACTGTAGCTGCCCTATGTTTTTTAAGCGGAATTCCCAAAGCAACCCGACGAATCCTTCACCCGGATTTGACATCTCATAGGTTTGGACTTTGGATTCCAAAATCTGCAAAAGGTTATAACGAATCAGAAGTTGTTTCTTTCGTAAAAGGCCTTGGTGGAGCAGAAGTAACCGTGGTAAAACCGGAGAACCAAAAATGA
- the nrfD gene encoding NrfD/PsrC family molybdoenzyme membrane anchor subunit: protein MSLTQAVRDKLDIPDLVTGGKSLKDVTVDIAKPNEDFPTKLWWNTFLLVLTITLIDVAIIGYLFYEGLYLLGINNPVGWGFFVVNFVFWIGIGHAGTLISAVLFLFRQGWRTGINRAAEAMTIFAVLVAASNLILHVGRPWLGFWLFPYPNERGPLWVNFRSPLIWDTFAVSTYLSISMVFWYLGLIPDLATLRDRATETWRKNLYNVLAFGWVGSARSWSHLEIVSMILAALSTPLVLSVHTIVSFDFAVSILPGWHTTIFPPYFVAGAIFSGFAMVVTLMVIAREVFNLKNYITMKHLDNMNKIMMVTGLIVGLAYGTEFFIAWYSGNEYEVFAFWNRAFGPYGWAYFIMISCNVLSPQVFWFRKLRYNIPVMFVASLVVNVGMWFERFVIMMTLNRDFLPSSWAMYTPTLFDYAMLIGTFGIFFTLFLLWCRIMPVIAIAEVKTVMPQKEGAHH, encoded by the coding sequence ATGTCATTAACACAAGCAGTTAGAGATAAATTAGACATCCCCGACCTGGTAACAGGCGGGAAGTCGCTTAAAGATGTAACCGTTGATATCGCAAAACCAAACGAAGATTTCCCTACCAAACTTTGGTGGAATACTTTTCTTTTGGTTCTTACGATCACCCTGATCGACGTAGCCATCATCGGATATTTGTTTTATGAAGGTCTTTACTTACTCGGGATCAACAACCCGGTAGGTTGGGGATTTTTCGTAGTCAACTTCGTATTCTGGATCGGTATCGGTCACGCAGGAACTTTGATTTCTGCGGTTCTATTCCTATTCCGTCAAGGTTGGAGAACTGGGATTAACCGTGCTGCGGAAGCGATGACAATCTTTGCCGTACTCGTTGCGGCATCAAACCTCATCCTTCACGTAGGTCGTCCTTGGCTCGGATTTTGGTTGTTTCCTTATCCAAACGAAAGAGGTCCACTTTGGGTGAACTTCCGTTCCCCACTGATTTGGGATACGTTTGCGGTATCAACCTACCTTTCCATCTCCATGGTGTTCTGGTATTTAGGACTCATTCCTGACTTAGCAACACTTCGTGACCGTGCGACTGAAACTTGGAGAAAGAACTTATACAATGTTCTTGCTTTTGGTTGGGTTGGATCGGCAAGATCTTGGTCTCATTTGGAAATCGTTTCCATGATTCTCGCAGCTCTTTCCACTCCACTCGTTCTTTCGGTTCACACTATTGTATCCTTCGACTTTGCTGTTTCCATTTTGCCAGGTTGGCACACGACCATCTTCCCTCCATACTTTGTTGCCGGTGCGATTTTCTCCGGTTTCGCTATGGTGGTAACACTGATGGTGATTGCTCGGGAAGTATTCAATCTTAAGAACTACATCACGATGAAACACTTGGACAACATGAACAAAATCATGATGGTAACGGGTCTTATCGTAGGTCTTGCTTACGGAACAGAATTTTTCATTGCTTGGTATTCCGGAAACGAATACGAAGTGTTCGCATTCTGGAACAGAGCCTTCGGTCCTTATGGTTGGGCTTACTTTATCATGATTTCTTGTAACGTATTATCGCCACAAGTGTTCTGGTTCCGCAAACTTCGTTACAATATCCCAGTGATGTTCGTTGCATCTCTTGTGGTAAACGTAGGTATGTGGTTCGAACGATTTGTGATCATGATGACACTAAACCGTGACTTTTTACCGTCCAGTTGGGCTATGTATACACCAACACTTTTCGACTACGCAATGTTAATCGGAACTTTCGGTATCTTCTTTACTCTCTTCCTTCTCTGGTGCCGAATTATGCCAGTGATTGCGATTGCAGAAGTAAAAACAGTGATGCCACAAAAAGAAGGAGCACACCACTAG
- a CDS encoding TAT-variant-translocated molybdopterin oxidoreductase, producing the protein MKDDSFQKEKKSLWQSYELRGTSRERELQKQEFYKSPDPLIAKIKKGDFDRKTFLKFMGASVVMTTVGCIQKPVEKIVPYVNLTIKNPDNNEVEQYDFVKHGHSYHYASVCGGCSVGCGVLVKAKDGRPLKLEGNPNHPISEGALCASGQASIFDLYDADRAKEPQQVVNGTAKSSDWFVLDKDVKEKLNANKGKTIVVTKPLSSPATSEFISEFLKSVGGGKHIEVAFASSDDAITIAQEKSYGKAVLPNYHFDKAKVILSIDSDFLNHTNYHNDFSKRRDLQDKGVKSFNAFIAAETHPSMTGSNADQRVPLKPGDQRKFALVIAKALSDLGVGGSTGVSGINVETSAAELGISKEVVLRTAKALASAKGESIVVAGGSNALTADAVDLQIAVNMLNSMLGNDGKTIDAGNPLKEGRSNYAENLKSLAKDLKERKAGVVILFGVNPVYQAPNGDEWKKLLHEAAQVVQVSDRVDETALASNWLAPVSHFLESWGDNESVAGIVSVQQPTIRPIFQSKAFEDMLITWAGGSLLGASSLYDYLKSKYSKKTNWEDLLRKGVLVSGNPKADKAGRSFRGTIAPLAASKSGLTVSLYESTALGNGERANNSQLQELPDPVSKVTWDNYVAISPQYSRSSGIKLNDVVTVTVGTKSFELPALIQPGLHPEAVGIALGYGRTNVGEIGNGVGKNANTLATDVDGSLVYSGLSITLSPTGKKYKLATTQDHHMMSPGVMMGVEWKERPLIISAKLQDYAKNPGAGIPEPEIPKILIDGKLQRAQGANAPSDQPGSQFAYPGYKWGMAVDLTSCSGCGACVVACNIENNVPMVGRDEVRMGREMHWLRIDRYYIGDPEKPESLEIAHQPLMCQHCDNAPCETVCPVAATVHSTEGTNDMVYNRCVGTRYCSNNCPYKVRRFNWLEHWNEHNLLGDATPTFKARPPRNLGLNPDVTVRSRGVMEKCNFCASRVAEKKIAAKNEGRTLRDGEVKAACEQTCSSNSIVFGNVNDPESKVAKLLKDPRSYKLLEYLNIGPAVSYMTRVRNEV; encoded by the coding sequence ATGAAAGACGATAGTTTCCAAAAAGAAAAAAAATCGCTTTGGCAATCTTATGAACTTCGCGGAACTTCTCGCGAACGTGAATTGCAAAAGCAAGAGTTCTATAAATCTCCAGATCCCCTGATTGCAAAAATCAAAAAGGGTGATTTCGACAGAAAAACTTTCTTAAAGTTTATGGGTGCATCAGTAGTAATGACTACTGTAGGTTGTATCCAAAAACCTGTTGAAAAAATTGTTCCTTATGTGAACCTCACGATTAAGAATCCAGACAACAACGAAGTAGAACAATACGACTTCGTAAAACATGGACACTCTTACCACTACGCTTCTGTTTGTGGTGGATGTTCTGTTGGTTGTGGTGTTCTCGTAAAAGCAAAAGACGGCCGACCTTTGAAACTCGAAGGAAATCCGAACCATCCAATTTCGGAAGGTGCTCTTTGTGCTTCTGGACAAGCTTCCATTTTTGATCTTTATGATGCAGACCGTGCCAAAGAACCACAACAAGTGGTGAATGGAACTGCTAAGTCTAGCGACTGGTTTGTTTTAGACAAAGATGTAAAAGAGAAATTGAACGCCAACAAAGGAAAAACCATTGTTGTCACAAAACCTCTTTCTTCTCCAGCCACTTCTGAATTCATTTCTGAATTCTTAAAATCGGTTGGTGGTGGAAAACACATCGAAGTAGCATTTGCTTCTTCTGATGATGCGATTACCATTGCACAAGAAAAATCTTACGGAAAGGCAGTTCTTCCAAACTACCATTTCGACAAAGCAAAAGTAATCCTTTCCATCGACAGTGACTTTTTAAATCACACAAACTACCACAATGACTTCTCTAAAAGAAGAGATTTACAAGACAAAGGTGTAAAATCCTTCAATGCTTTCATTGCGGCAGAAACTCATCCGTCTATGACGGGTTCTAACGCTGACCAAAGAGTCCCTTTAAAACCAGGTGACCAAAGAAAGTTTGCTCTTGTGATTGCAAAAGCTCTTTCTGATTTGGGAGTGGGTGGTTCTACTGGAGTTTCTGGAATCAATGTAGAAACCTCTGCAGCGGAACTTGGAATTTCCAAAGAAGTAGTTTTACGCACAGCTAAGGCTCTTGCTTCTGCAAAGGGTGAGTCCATTGTTGTTGCTGGTGGTTCGAATGCTCTGACTGCCGATGCAGTAGACCTTCAAATCGCAGTGAACATGCTAAACAGCATGCTCGGTAACGATGGAAAAACGATCGATGCAGGAAATCCTTTGAAAGAAGGACGTTCTAATTACGCAGAGAATTTAAAATCTCTCGCAAAAGACTTAAAAGAAAGAAAGGCCGGTGTGGTCATTCTTTTCGGTGTGAACCCTGTCTACCAAGCGCCAAACGGAGATGAGTGGAAAAAACTCCTTCATGAAGCAGCACAAGTAGTTCAAGTTTCTGACCGAGTGGATGAAACAGCACTTGCTTCCAACTGGCTTGCTCCAGTGTCTCACTTCCTTGAGTCTTGGGGCGATAACGAATCGGTAGCGGGAATTGTTTCCGTACAACAACCAACCATCCGACCAATCTTCCAATCCAAAGCATTTGAAGACATGCTCATCACTTGGGCAGGTGGATCACTTCTTGGTGCGAGTTCGTTATACGACTACCTCAAATCAAAATACTCCAAAAAAACAAACTGGGAAGACCTTCTCAGAAAAGGTGTGTTAGTTTCTGGAAATCCAAAAGCTGACAAAGCGGGAAGATCTTTCCGTGGAACGATTGCTCCTCTTGCTGCATCGAAATCTGGTCTGACTGTTTCTCTTTACGAAAGCACCGCACTCGGTAATGGCGAAAGAGCAAACAACTCGCAACTCCAAGAACTTCCAGATCCAGTATCGAAAGTGACTTGGGACAATTATGTTGCGATCAGCCCACAATACTCTCGTTCGTCGGGAATCAAATTGAATGATGTGGTAACAGTCACTGTTGGCACAAAATCATTTGAACTTCCGGCTCTCATCCAACCAGGTCTCCATCCAGAAGCAGTGGGAATTGCTCTTGGTTACGGAAGAACGAACGTAGGTGAGATTGGAAACGGAGTAGGGAAAAACGCAAATACTCTTGCAACTGATGTAGACGGATCACTCGTTTACTCTGGACTTTCGATCACTCTCTCTCCTACAGGAAAGAAATACAAACTCGCTACCACACAAGACCATCATATGATGAGCCCTGGTGTGATGATGGGTGTTGAGTGGAAAGAAAGACCTCTTATCATTTCTGCAAAACTCCAAGATTATGCTAAGAATCCAGGGGCAGGAATTCCTGAACCAGAGATTCCAAAAATCTTAATCGATGGAAAACTACAAAGAGCTCAAGGAGCGAACGCTCCTTCCGACCAACCAGGAAGCCAATTTGCATACCCAGGATACAAATGGGGAATGGCAGTGGATCTTACTTCTTGTTCTGGTTGTGGTGCTTGCGTAGTTGCATGTAATATTGAAAACAACGTGCCAATGGTAGGACGTGACGAAGTAAGAATGGGTCGTGAGATGCATTGGCTTCGTATTGACCGTTACTACATCGGTGATCCTGAAAAACCAGAATCACTCGAAATTGCGCACCAACCACTTATGTGCCAACATTGCGACAATGCTCCTTGTGAGACAGTTTGTCCGGTAGCTGCGACTGTTCACAGTACGGAAGGAACCAACGATATGGTTTACAACCGTTGTGTGGGAACTCGTTACTGCTCCAACAACTGCCCTTACAAAGTGCGTCGTTTTAACTGGTTAGAACATTGGAATGAACACAACCTACTTGGCGATGCAACACCTACATTTAAGGCACGCCCTCCAAGAAACCTTGGTCTCAACCCAGATGTAACCGTTCGTTCTCGTGGGGTTATGGAAAAATGTAACTTCTGTGCTTCTCGAGTTGCTGAGAAAAAAATCGCAGCGAAAAACGAAGGAAGAACTCTACGAGATGGAGAAGTGAAAGCAGCATGTGAACAAACATGTTCTTCTAATTCCATTGTGTTCGGTAACGTAAATGATCCTGAATCAAAAGTAGCGAAGCTCTTGAAAGACCCTAGGTCTTACAAACTTCTGGAATACCTAAACATCGGACCGGCCGTCAGTTATATGACTCGCGTTCGAAACGAAGTTTAA
- a CDS encoding cytochrome c3 family protein: MNIKILKISVPIVAIAALAYLIFSPSRYVGYSPDQPIPFNHKIHAGDNKIDCKYCHTGVENSAHATVPPSSTCMNCHGAGNVAGNQEHVKWLKEQYDSNTPVSWVKVHDQPDFVYFNHSRHVQRGVDCSTCHGNMAEMVKVRQSKSLNMGFCVDCHRENNAPNDCSTCHR, from the coding sequence ATGAATATAAAAATACTCAAGATCTCTGTGCCTATCGTTGCAATTGCGGCGTTAGCATATTTGATTTTTTCACCTAGCCGTTATGTGGGCTATTCACCCGACCAGCCCATCCCCTTCAACCATAAGATACATGCCGGCGATAACAAAATCGACTGTAAGTATTGCCATACTGGTGTTGAAAATTCGGCCCATGCCACAGTTCCCCCAAGTTCCACTTGTATGAACTGCCATGGAGCAGGTAACGTAGCGGGAAACCAAGAACATGTTAAATGGCTTAAAGAACAGTACGATAGCAACACTCCAGTATCCTGGGTGAAGGTCCATGACCAACCAGACTTCGTATACTTCAACCATTCACGACACGTACAACGCGGTGTCGATTGTTCCACATGCCACGGCAACATGGCAGAGATGGTAAAGGTTAGACAGTCCAAGTCCCTCAATATGGGATTTTGTGTCGATTGCCATAGAGAGAACAATGCTCCTAACGATTGTTCTACGTGCCACAGATAA